Part of the Limihaloglobus sulfuriphilus genome is shown below.
GTCAAGCCTGGTGCCCCAGCGCATACGGTATCTCTGGAAATCAAGCTGTCCTTCTTTCCGCCTTGTTGACGCATTATATACATTCCAACCGTAGATGGAACGCAACCTTACATCGAATGCCATCGATACACCTTCAGCCGGATTGTGGAAGGCATCTTTGAATTTATCCCAGTTAGACCCTTTGTATATTTCTTTTTGGGCCTGGGCCGGGTCCTGGGCAGCAAACGCCGATACCACAACGGCCGTTACTGCCAAAAGAAACATTTTTCTTAATAAATTACTCATAAAACGCTCCAAATTTGAATTAATAATTAAGAAACATAAACAACGCCCGCGTGTTTATGCTGATTTTAGAAGATTGTATAAAGAAACATACGGCTATATTTCTTCGTCCGCCTCTTTTTGCCCATGTGCCCATTCAATGTCTGCGGCATTCAGCGGCTCGGCACCTTTATTCCAGTTAATTATGCCGTAAGCGACCCCAATTAAACAACTTACAATGCACAGCAGGTAAGCTGCCAAAATTCCGGCATCTTCAAGTCCAAACATGTTACACCTCATAATAATAATGCTAATTAGACTTATAAAAAAACACTACGGCTGTATTATTCCAACTAATTCACTTTATTTCAACAAAAAAAAATAAAAAGTGCGTATTATAAATTTGTTTCTCCGCTCTGCAGCTCTGATTATATTGCCCGATAATATCTCATAAATGGCGTTCAGCTTTTTAATGTGAAAATAAATGAGTTGCCTTTTTTGCCCGGCTCTACCCATATTCGGCCGCCGTGCTTTTCAATTATTTCTTTGGTGATGAAGAGTCCTATGCCCGAACCCTTGATTTTTTCCATTCCTTCGTACAATACCCGCGAAAATTTCTTGAAGAGTTTTCCGATGTCTTCTTCAGATATAGGTTTCCCGTCATTATAGACCGTTATAACAGTTTCACTGCCGTCTTGTTTTGACGAAAGAATGATTCTCCCGTCTTCGCGGCCGTATTTTACGGCGTTGTTAACCAGATTGTTTGCTACTACCTGCATGAGGCTTGGATCAGCTTCGATAACCGCTTCAGGTTCGATGTTGTTGATGACTTCGATGTTTTTCTTTTTTATCTGCGAATAAAAGGCTTCCAGCGAGACATCAAAGAGATTTGCCTTAATATGCAGCCTTGACTTATGCGTTTCGAGCCTGTTGTTCTCCAGCCGGCTCAGATTGAGGAAGTTTTTAACTGTGCCGGTGAGATAATCGAGGTTGTTGGCAATAGAATCAAGCGTGGTTTCCTGGACAGGGCTTACAGGCCCGAGCAGACCCTGACGCAGCGAATATACGTTGAGTATTACAGAGGAGAGTATGCCTTTGAACTCATGTGAAACAAAACCCAGCAGGTCAACGTAGCGTCTGTTCAAATCTTCTGCCCGTTCTTTTGCAGATTGCAGAGTTATGTCTCTCTGGTGAACCTTTTCCGCCATTTGATTGAATGAGTTGAAAAGCTGATTGAACTCGCAGATGTGGCTTTTTATAGATATCCTGTGCTCTAAGTCACCTTCTGATAGCCGGTTTTTGGCTTCGATCAGGTTTTCTACAGGTGTTACAACCCGCATTACAAGGAAATAAGCAAGCAAAAACGCAAGCGCAACGCTCAGGACAATTACGCCGCCAAAGACCAGCAAGACATTTCGTTTGAGGTCATTAAACGGCATTTCAAGAATGCCTACATACAGAATGCCTATTATTTCATCGTTGATGTTTTTTATCGGTTCGTAGTGCGTGAGATACCAGTCGGTGACCACGAAGGCCCTGTCGCGGAAGCTGCGGCCCTGGAGAACGGTTTTCTGGTAAACTTCCTGGGAGACACGGGTTCCTATTGCCCGTTTGTTCTGGTTATTCAGTACATTGGTAGAAATTCGGACATCGTCCTGAAAAATAGTAACGGTGCCGGTCGGCTTGTTCTTGTATGTCCGTTTTTCAAAGACAAGTCCGTGTATCCGGTCAATAATGCTGAAATCCTTGTTAATTATCCTGCCGGCGCAGCGGATTTTTTTTATCTCATTGCTGCTGCCGTAAATCGGTATGGCGTATTCAATCGCCATTACGCTTTTGAGCTCTTTAAGAGAACAAGGCCGCGATTTTGGGGTGTCAATGATCTTTATAGTCAAATCATCCGCTTCATTCGGCAGCCTTAATTTTAGCTCTTCAAAAGCGATGATTCGGGTTCCGCCTGTTTTTTCCCCCTTGGCGGCTTTGCGGGCGATTTCGCTTGTCAGCTTATCGGATTCCTGAGCGGGCACTTCATAAATATAATCGAGGTCAAGGGTTTTCTTAAGTTCGTTTAAGTCGCAATTCTCGCCGGCAACATCCATCAATGTGCCGATTTGGTCTATGTATTCAGAATAGACTGACTGCGCCGAATTGATAGCGGTTGTAACCTGTCTCTGACCTCTGGAGATTACATCATTCTGTACAAAGTAGTATGCAAATACCCCTATGATGAGCACTATGAACAATATAAGCAGAAAAAATGAAAGAAGCAGGTGCGATCTAAGGTGATGGTCTTTCATTTAATATAACCCTTTGAAAAATTGTTAAAAAGACTCTTATAACTGTTTTAATGCCTGATTGCAATATGAAAGTTTGACAGATTTCAAAAGAAGGGCGGGTTTAATTGCCCGCCCGGAAATTTTTGTTAAGAGTTATATTTTTTTACCTCGTTTGGTGTACGACGTGTGGAGCAGTTTGTGGCTGAGATGGCTGCATGGTCCCTCAGTGAAGTATTCATCATAAATCGCTTTTATGATTGGATTTTCATGGGATTTACGGTATTCGAGGTGTTCTTCCTCGTTGTAAATCGCGGCAGCTCTGGCACGCCTTATCGCGGCGTTTGTGGGTATCGGCTGGCCGCCTCCGCCAAGGCATCCGCCCGGACATGCCATTATCTCAATAAAGTGACAGTCATCCAATTCGCCGCGGCAGAGCATATCCATAATTCTCTTTGCGTTGGCAGTGCCGTGGCCTACGATTACATTGAGTTTTGCGCCCTCGAGGAATTTCCATTGTTCCACAGTGTTTTCAATAATCAGCTGCGCCTTTTTTATGCCTTCTTCGCCCCTGACAGGCATCATTCTCAGATTCTCGAAGGGCAGCTCCCGTCCTGTAACAAGCTCATAGGCGGTTCGCATCGCGGCTTCCATCACACCGCCGGTAGCGGCGAATATCAGTCCGGCACCTGAACCGACTCCCAGAGGGTCATCAAAATTAGACTCAGGCAGATTCGGCAGGTCCACCCCGCTCTCCCTGATCATACAAGCCAGCTCACGTGTAGTAAGTGCCACGTCAACATCTTTTGAGCCGGAATCGTACATCTCGGGTCTGGCGCATTCGTATTTTTTGGCGGTACAGGGCATAAGCGATACGCTGAAAATGCTTTTCGGGTCAATCCCGTGTTTCTCTGCATACCAGGTTTTAACAATGGTTCCAAACATCTGCTGCGGGCTTTTGGCTGTGGAGAGGTGGTCGAGTTTTTCCGGATAGAAATGCTCAATAAATTTAACCCAGCCCGGTGAGCAGGAGGTTATCAAAGGCAGTTTTACGTCCGGGTTTTTATCTACAAGTGCCGATTTGAGTCTCAAAAGCAGCTCTGTGCCTTCTTCCATTATTGTCAGGTCTGCGGTAAAGTTAGTATCGAATACCTTGTCAAAACCCACGCGTTTGATGGCTGTATTGAGCTTTTTGGTACAGCTGTGTCCCGCTTCAATCTCAAATTCTTCGCCAATCGCGGCACGCGGGCTCGGCGCGGTCTGGATGACAACATGCATATCGGGATTGTCAATAGCCGCCCATACCTTATCAAGCTCCTTTTTCTCCGTGAGTGCGCCGGTCGGGCAGCGGTCAACGCATTGACCGCAGTTTATGCAGATAACATCAGCAAGCGGTTTGTTCAGATAGGTCTGGATCTGCGTTTTTGAACCGCGGTTGACCGCTTCGAGTACGCCGACCTCCTGGAGGTCAATACATGTACGTACGCATCTCTTGCAGAGAATGCATTTGTCCATATCACGAACAAGCGAGAAACTGGATTCATCTTTGGGGATTCTCGATTCCTGGACATGACCGAATTTATAATCAATGACATTGTATTCCTTGGCAAGTTCCTGAAGCTCGCAGTTGTTGTTGCGTTCGCATGAATAGCATTCACCGTAATGGTTTTTCAGCAGCAGGTTGAGAATGTTGTGTCTTGCCCGTCTTACACGGGGTGAGTATGTCTTTACTTTTGTCGTGTGAAACATCGGGTAGGAACATGATGCCTGGAGGTTTTTCTGTCCTTCGACCTCGACCACACACACCCGGCACACACCCGCCAGGCAAAGGTCGTCATGGTAGCAGAGCGTAGGTATCTTTATGTTTACTTTCTTTGCCGCTTCGAGAATGGTTGTTCCCATGGGCACTTTTACTTCTATGTTGTCAATGTAAGCTGTAACGAGGTTGCCAAGCCCGCTTTTTTCAACATCTGTTACACGCTGTGAACGCTGAGCTTCGGGGGCTCTTGAGGTTGAATCTGCAAAATGTTTATAAGTCATCGATATAACTCCTCTGCCGCGGCATCTGGTACCAGGGCGTAATCTGATTTAAAGTTATCAAGTATTGATAGAAACGCGTTTGGTACACTTTGTCCGAGACCGCATTTGGAAGCTATCCGCATAGTCTCGCAAAGTGAACGTATATCGTAGAAATAACTTTCGCTGCATGTGCCGTTTTTGATCTCTTCGAGACATTCAAGCAAAACGGGTATCCCCTCGCGGCACGGCGTGCATTGTCCGCATGACTCATCTTCGAAGAATTCAAGAAAGTTCTGCGCAACATCGAGCATGTTCCGCCCGGGGCCGAATACAATAAATGAACCTCCGGTTGAAAGATCTTCGTAGCAGATTCTCCTGTCAAAGTCTTTTTTCGCAACACAGCTGCCCGAGGCTCCGCCGACCTGTACCGCGATTGCCTGCTGAGCGTTGACCATATCGAGTATCTCTTTTATCGTGATACCGAACTCAACTTCATAAACTCCGGGGTTTTCGCAGTCTCCGGAAATACTCAAAAGTTTTGAGCCTGCCGAGTTTTCTGTGCCGAATGCCTTGAACCAGTTTGTCCCTTTGGCTATTATGTGTGTTATAGCGGCGAATGTTTCGACGTTGTTTACAATCGTAGGATGTCCCTCGTAGCCGGTGTTAACCGGAAAGGGGGGCCTGTTGCGGGACTCACCGCGGTTGCCTTCCATTGATTCAATCAGTGCGGTTTCCTCGCCGCATATATATGCGCCGACTCCGTGGCGAAGCTCTATATCAAAATTAAAGCCTTTTTTGCCGCAGACATTTTTGCCCAGGGTTCCCTCATTTCTCATTTTGTTTAAAATGTTATTGAGCTCCGGTTCAAACGACTTGTATTCACCTCGGAGGTAGAGAAACCCTTTTTCCGCCCCGATTGCGTAGGCTCCTATTATCATGCCTTCAAACATCAGCCTTGGATATTCTTTTAGTATTATTCTGTCTTTGAAAGTTCCCGGTTCTCCCTCGTCGGCATTGCAGACTACGAATTTTTTATCGGAAACGCTTGTTGCCGCGAGGTTCCATTTTACACCGGTAGGGAATCCCGCTCCTCCTCTTCCTTTGAGATTTGAGTCTCTTACCATTTCAAGTACATCAGGCCGCTTAAGCTCTAATGCCCGCTTAAGCCCGTCGTTTGCTCCTATCGGGCTGAAAATGACCGGGCCTTTTCTTTCTGCTGTCATTGTTTATTCTCCTGAAATTGTTTTCCAATTGCAATTCATAAAACCGTCCCAAACTGCTGAACAGGGAGAGGTTTTAAGCGAGTTCCCTGAGTATTTCGCTTACCTTTTCAGGTGCAACAAAGCCCATGAGTTTGTCGTCAATCAGCACTGCCGGCGCCTGGTCGCACATGCCGATGCAGCTTGTCTTCTCAAGGGTGAATTTATTATCAGGGGTGGTTTGGCCGGCATTGATTCCAAGGGCTTTTTCGAAGGCTTTTATTACGTTATCAGCACCGGCCATCATGCACGGGACACAGGTGCTGACACGGATTATATGTTTGCCCTGGGGCTTTGTGCTGAGAAACGCGTAAAAACTGACCACAGAATAGACTTCTACGGGGTGTATCCCCAGCCGGTCTGCAATCTTCTGCATATTCTCATCAGAGATGTAGCCTTCTTGCTCCTGGACCTTCTGCAGAAGAGGAAGCAGCTGCGAACGTGATTTTGGTTTATCTGCCATGTGACAACTCCTTCTACTTACCTAATACAATTTCAATTCTGTTGATTAGATCCTGCGGATTTACAGGTTTTGCCAGAAACCCGTCGCAGGGCATAACATCACTGCACTCGCCGTAATTGTAGCCTGTGACCTTTCCGACGGCACTGAGCATAACTATCGGCGTCTCAAGCCCCTCGCGTTTGAGCTTATGCAGAAGAGAGATCCCGTCATCAGGCAAATCCATCATAATATCCAGGAATATCAGCTCGGGGTTTTCAGAATTGATTCGCTCAAGAGCTTCTTTTACATTTGATGCCATGCAGACGCTGTGTCCGCTGTGTTCGAGGATGGTCTTGCAGGCTTCAAGGAAGTCTCGGTCGTCATCTACCATCAGAATTTTTGCCATAATACACTCCTTGGTATATAGAAATATTTCTACACCCTTATAACAAAGGGTAAACAAAACAAGCCAAATGCGCTCTATTAAACCGTTTATCAGTTTGCGGCCCGGCGTGGATACAAAAAATGTGCAGGGACACAAACATAAACAGAAACTATCTGAGACATGTGGTGAGACACTGCCGTTCTAAAAAAACAGCCTGCGCTTTTGCGGATGTAGAATCATGGATGCGAATCTTGCCAAAAGTGAAGGCTCAGATATAAATCCTGCAAAAATTCTATTTATTATCTTATACAACAGTAAAATCGCTGTGTCAAGACTAAAATCGCGAAACTGAAAAATCGTGGCGGGATTGCAAAATAATACGGCTTGTGCCGCCGTAGTACCGTATTTCATGCGGCTTATGAGATTGTTTTGATTAAGAGAGACGCAGGCATTGCGTCTCTGCGAAATTTACATCTCCTGCTTATGTTTAACCTTATCATTCGAGGCTGTCTGTCAGCCAGTTCGTTTGGAATATTGAGAAATCAGAATTATTTATGCCGCTGTTTTGCGTGCTGAGGTTGCATTCGGGGTTATACCTTTCCATTCCGGGTGAAGCAAGCCAGGAATCCGCCATAAATATGTAATCATTGATGCCTACAAAACAGTCATCGTCAAAGTCTCCGCTCAGCGGTTCTACGGGGTATCGTTTGAAAAACTGGATTGCAGGAACTCCATTTGCTACCTTAAGTCCGCCAAGTCCGGCAGCGGCAGAGTCGCTCCAGTTGACGGGATTGGTTTCGCTGTCAGTGTAGGAGAAAACCACTCGAGTGTCGGCTTCTTGTTTTAACATGCTTTGAGTGGCGGCGGCAGCGGCGGCCTGCGAGATTGAGACATCTATAAGCAGATTTGATGTGCCGTTGTAGTAGAAGCTGTTCTGGAAATCGATTCTCCACCAACCCTCTGTCTGCGCGGCTTCTGTGAAACCGCTGTAAACAACAGTCCAGCCGGCAGTTTCAAAGTAGGGCGGGCCTGAATAGTAATCACGAGAAGTTTCTTTGATTCTTATGGTAAGTGCATCTATATCCTGTACAGGTATCTGCCTTAGGTCAAAAGCGATGGCGTTTATATCCCCTGCGTCTCCAATATCTGTCGATGTATAGATTGTCTGTACTCTGGCATGTTTGTTTTCTGTCCATATCGGCCAGTTGCCGTAGTAGTTGTTGTGCGGGTATTCGTGAGTATTGAGATTGTCAACGTTTATCGTTACCGTCTGCGGCTGGGACCGGCCGCCTGAGGGGGCTGTGCCGCCGTCGTCTGCCGAGAATTCAAAGGAATTTTCCCCGCCAAAAGTAGGGCAGGGCGCATAGGTGAGTGTGTCGCTGTATGAGGGCAGCTGGTACGGGAGGGCTGTTATCATATTATTGTTGATATCAAAAAGCCTGCCGTTGGCGGGCAGTGAATTCACAATGTAACTGACTGCCCCGGGCGGGCTGGGCAGGCCGTCATCAAGTGCCTTGAGCTTTATCAGTGCGGTGTCTATCGATTCAACATGTACCTGTTGGGTCTGCGCGACCGGCGGAGTGGGGTTTGTCGCCGCGAAATCAACCCCCCAGAGATTGCCCGTAGTGCCAAGGTAGTCCTGAGAATTTCCGGTAGCCGCTGTCTGCTGTATAAAAGCAAAACCCTGGGCGTAGGCACTCAATGTATAACTCGTGTTTGATGGAATACCGGCAAAGGCGTATATGCCATTTACGCCGGTTGTGGTTTGTAATGTAGAAGTGTCTGGAAATTCTAAAGTTACGGCCGCTCCCTCGATCGGGACACCGCCGGCGTAATGTACACGCCCGCTGATTATTTCTCCCTGTTTGTCGGGAAACATATTATAGCAAATTCTTTGAACAGTATCGTACTGGTAGTATTGAGCGTCAATGTCGGGCAGGGCATACCACAGGTCGTCAATGCCCCGCCAGCCCATGTTAAGGTGGTGGTACATTGTTGAGAGGTTGTATCCGTAGCCGTCGGCCAGTACCGCGTGGCCGGCGTCGGGGCGGCTGATCGATATAATCACGGGGTAGCCCGCATCAATGTTGGAGTTGATCATATCAACGGCCGCTCCCGATATAACGGAATCACTGTTTACGCCGTAAACTCCGTCTGCATAACCAAATACAGATTTGAGCCGGTCAACGGCCTTTTTTGTGTCGGCCGAAGATTCAGCTTCTGTATAGCTCATTTCTACAGTTGCGCCGGCGTCAAAAAGCAACGCCCCGATTGCCTGACGCTGGTATTCTGGCGTCGAGGTATCTGGATCCAGCGGCATTGAATCATAGTTGTACGGGCCGCCGGAGCCGTCTCCGCCCATGGTTGTTACTGTCTGGGCGGCGCCGTCAACCTCTATGCTGAACGGGAGGGTGCCGATGCCCTGGACGGGGTATTGGTGGTAACGTATGTACTGTGCCATGCAGGTGGCAACACAGCCGGAGGGGTAGTTGTACGGTGTATAGTAGTTGTAGCAGGGGTTGGAGCTCTCTTCGCTCTGGCCCCATTTGGAAAGCGTCAGTGGCGGCACACGGACATCATCTACATTCTCAAGGCTGTATTTTTCGGCTTCTGTGCTGCCTGCATAAAGCAGAAAATCCCATTTGCCCGGGTTCCGGCCAGTGCCGGCGGTCTTGAGGTAAGATTCGTTTAACTGCCATGCCCAAAGACGTTTAGAGATATCGTTTTTGATGATAGAAGCTAATTCATTCGATGCGAATCCCATGAAACTGCCGTTTTGGCTGAAGGCGATAACAGGTTCAAGCCGGTCATCAGCGCTCATATAAATAAAGCCATCCGGGATCAGGTTAATGACATGAAAGATCGCTGTTCGGCTGTCGCCGTATTCGGTGAATATTTCTCCCGGGGTTTGGGCAAGCCGGCAGCCCAGATGGGTTTGGGACGATTTCAGCCAGCCTTTGGCCGCTGTGCGGGCCGTCTCCGGTGATACGGTATCTGCCGGCGATAGGGGGATCAACGCCGCCAGAATAAAACATGCGGTAAACATACGATTACAGGTGCTCATGTCGGGTCTCCTGGAATAAAACTTTTATATTTATTTAATGCCGCAAATTCCATTTGTCAAGTTAATGGTAAAATATTTGATTCCGGATATAAATTAAGATATAATCATCTTTTTAATAATACATTGCAATAATCAAACGGACACGATAATCATGAGGAATTGTATAATATTAGCGGGTTTTGCCTTTGTATGCGTTTTTGCAGGCGGCTGCATTGAGCGTGAGCTTACTGTTAACACGCGGCCCGAAGGCGCAAAGGTGGTACTTAACGATGAGGAGATAGGCATTTCTCCTGTGACTGTATCTTTCAACTGGTACGGCACTTACAAAGTTGATATAACAAAGAAAGGCTATGAAAGCATAAATACTTCAAAGAAGCTCAAGAGGCCGCGAGAGGATTATTTTCCGTTTGATCTATTTGCCGATATTTTTTCAAAGCCAGGCACAGTAAGAAGTTATACTTGGGATTTTGAGCTTTCTGCTTATCAGCCGCCGCAAAGGCAGGAAATTATCAACAGAGCCGACCAGATGAAGACAATGGCACAGGACTCCATCGGCGATACTTCCGATTAGTGTAATATAAGACCTTTTGAAAGGTGAAGATAACAAATAATTTCATTGAATACTGGACAAGCCCAGACTCGCTTCTATAATGTTTTGTTTTTCAATTGTAACGAACGGGATTCTATATATAAATGACAAATGATGTTGTAAATCTGCCGGGTTATTCAATAATCCGTAAAATAGGTACGGGCGCTCGTACTGTCATATATCTTGCGAATCAGGAGAGTGACAATACGCAGGTGGCTTTGAAAAGAGCGGTTTTGGAAACCGCCGACGATAATCGTATCTTCGAGCAGATCAAGACAGAGCACATGGTTGCCGGAAAGATAGATGATCCGTATATTCGCAAGACTTACAAGATTATCCGCAGACGCAAGAAAATCGTCAAAGTCAACGAAATGTATATGGTAATGGAATATGTTGACGGCAAGCCTCTGGAGGATTGCCATTCGTTAAGTCTGGTGGATATCCTGCTTATATTCCGTATGGCGGCAGTGGGCCTGCGTTCAATGCACATGAGCGGTTTTGTACATTGTGATATAAAGCCAAACAACATCCTGCTTCTTGCAAACGGCTATGTCAAGATAATAGACCTTGGCCAGAGCTGTGAGATAGGCACGATTAAAAAACGTGTCCAGGGCACACCGGATTTTATTGCGCCTGAGCAGGTACGCAAACTGCCGATGGGGCCCAAAACCGACGTGTTTAATCTTGGTGCCACTATGTATTGGGCCCTGACCGGCAAGAATGTCCCTACGCTCATAAATCAGCAGAGCGACCTTGGTTCGATTGCCCGGCGCAAAGAATACCTGGCGCCGCACCAGATTTACAAACAAATTCCGCTGGGTGTGTCCAATTTTGTGATGCAGTGCGTTCGGGAAGAAATGCAGGAAAGACCTGCGACGATGAATGAATTTATATCCAGAATCGAAACGTTTATACACAGTATCATGAATAAACGGAAAGCAAAAAATGGTTGATGCTGTTGCGCTATACCGACAGGCCGCATCATGCAATCGCAACGACAAATACCGCAAGGGTAATGTTGTGTATCTGCCCCCGCACGGCAGGCTGATTGTTTCCGGCGATCTGCATGGCAACAGATGCAATTTTAGGGATATCCTCAATTACGCCGATTTAGAGGCTAACCCCGATACCCACCTGATTTTACAGGAAATTGTGCACGGCGGCCCGTCTGACGAGATGGGAGGCTGTCTCTCGTTTCAGCTTGTTCTAAGGGCGGCGCAGCTCAAATGCAGGTTCCCCGAGCAGGTTCACTTCCTGATGGGCAACCATGATATGTCTGTTATGCTGGACTCCGAGGTGCTCAAAGACGGCAAGGAAATGAACGAATCGATGAAAAACGCCATCGACCGAAAATACGGCGAAGACGCGGAGATGGTAGTTCTCCAGATGAAACAGTTCCTCTTCTCTCAGCCGCTGGCTATTCGTACTTCGGACGATATATTTATGAGCCATTCACTGCCGGCGGACAGGTTTGTTGACAGCTTTGACCCGGAAGTGCTTGAGCGGCGGCTGCAGCTTGAAGATATGCGGAGGCCCAATTCGGCATATCTGCTCTGCTGGGGCAGGAACCAGAGCGAAGAAACTGTAAACAAAATGGCTCAAATGCTCAATGCCAGGTTTTTTATACTTGGCCATCAGAGACAGAAGGACGGATTCAGCCGGCACGGAAGCAGGGCGGTAATAATCGCTTCAGACCATTATAACGGCGTCATAGCCGACATTGATCTGGAAAAAGAGAACACCATGGAAGATGTTATCAGGTCTATCAAATTTATTTCCTGCTTGGAATAAAGATGGCAGGCTTTTTCTTTGGTACTATCTATCTAAATGCGATCGTAGAGCAAATTCACGAATTTGCTCCCCTAAATAGGGACAGTTACCCTTTTAAGAGCGATTTGCCGCGTTTTTTATTGACACGGGCCGGCAGGCCAAAGACACTTAAAAAGAAAGGCAAGGATGCAAAAAAAAATAAAAATACAAACTTAATGGGTAACTGTCCCCCGTTTCTTGGTCAGATTTTACAACAATTTCATAAGGATTGAGTAAGACATGGATGCGAATATACGAGATTTAATTTTATC
Proteins encoded:
- a CDS encoding serine/threonine protein kinase, which codes for MTNDVVNLPGYSIIRKIGTGARTVIYLANQESDNTQVALKRAVLETADDNRIFEQIKTEHMVAGKIDDPYIRKTYKIIRRRKKIVKVNEMYMVMEYVDGKPLEDCHSLSLVDILLIFRMAAVGLRSMHMSGFVHCDIKPNNILLLANGYVKIIDLGQSCEIGTIKKRVQGTPDFIAPEQVRKLPMGPKTDVFNLGATMYWALTGKNVPTLINQQSDLGSIARRKEYLAPHQIYKQIPLGVSNFVMQCVREEMQERPATMNEFISRIETFIHSIMNKRKAKNG
- a CDS encoding metallophosphoesterase, producing MVDAVALYRQAASCNRNDKYRKGNVVYLPPHGRLIVSGDLHGNRCNFRDILNYADLEANPDTHLILQEIVHGGPSDEMGGCLSFQLVLRAAQLKCRFPEQVHFLMGNHDMSVMLDSEVLKDGKEMNESMKNAIDRKYGEDAEMVVLQMKQFLFSQPLAIRTSDDIFMSHSLPADRFVDSFDPEVLERRLQLEDMRRPNSAYLLCWGRNQSEETVNKMAQMLNARFFILGHQRQKDGFSRHGSRAVIIASDHYNGVIADIDLEKENTMEDVIRSIKFISCLE